One region of Mycolicibacterium rhodesiae NBB3 genomic DNA includes:
- the tal gene encoding transaldolase: protein MTRLERLYTEQRQSPWLDNLTRPYLRDGTLAGFVAEGIRGVTANPTILARAIEGSDAYDAQFAVLIAQGYSLGDAYWELAVQDVTDALAVLRSTFDNSHGSDGFVSIEVAPELARDTEATIAAAARLHDRIARPNLLVKVPATAEGIPAIAALIGRGLSINITLIFSLSRYAQVIDAYLEGLETFTAAGGDLAAVHSVASFFVSRVDTEVDHRLARIGGDDAVALRGRAAVAQARLAYQIFRNRFAGERWAKLAARGARVQPPLWASTSTKNPDYPDTLYVDSLIGPDTVNTMAETTITAFEDHGTVARTVDTGIEQAERVMHDLATVGVDMDDVGHTLEDHGVAGFHKSFADLLVTLDAKARRVAQQ, encoded by the coding sequence ATGACACGGCTAGAGCGGCTCTACACCGAGCAACGGCAGAGCCCGTGGCTCGACAACCTCACCCGCCCGTACTTGCGTGATGGCACGCTGGCCGGCTTCGTCGCCGAGGGAATCCGGGGGGTGACGGCCAATCCGACGATCTTGGCGAGGGCCATCGAAGGCTCCGATGCCTATGACGCGCAGTTCGCCGTCCTTATCGCGCAGGGCTATTCGCTCGGGGATGCCTATTGGGAACTGGCCGTGCAGGACGTCACCGATGCGCTGGCGGTGTTGCGTTCGACGTTCGACAACTCGCACGGCAGCGACGGGTTCGTGTCGATCGAAGTCGCCCCGGAGCTGGCGCGCGACACCGAGGCCACGATCGCCGCGGCCGCCCGCCTGCACGACCGGATCGCCCGCCCCAACCTGCTGGTGAAGGTTCCCGCCACCGCCGAGGGCATCCCGGCGATCGCGGCGCTGATCGGTCGAGGCTTGAGCATCAACATCACCCTGATCTTCTCGCTGTCTCGCTACGCGCAGGTGATCGACGCCTACTTGGAAGGTCTGGAAACGTTCACCGCCGCTGGTGGTGATCTGGCCGCTGTGCACAGTGTTGCGTCGTTCTTCGTCAGCCGCGTCGACACCGAGGTCGACCACCGGCTGGCGCGGATCGGCGGTGACGATGCCGTGGCGTTGCGCGGGCGCGCCGCAGTCGCCCAGGCGCGTCTGGCCTACCAGATCTTCCGGAACCGATTTGCCGGCGAGCGATGGGCGAAACTCGCCGCGCGCGGCGCCCGTGTGCAGCCGCCGTTGTGGGCGTCTACGTCGACGAAGAATCCCGACTACCCCGACACCCTCTACGTCGACAGCCTGATTGGCCCCGACACCGTCAACACCATGGCCGAGACCACAATCACCGCATTCGAGGACCACGGCACCGTCGCGCGCACCGTCGACACCGGGATCGAGCAGGCCGAAAGAGTCATGCACGACTTAGCGACAGTGGGAGTCGACATGGATGACGTCGGGCACACCCTTGAAGACCACGGCGTCGCCGGCTTCCACAAGTCGTTCGCCGATCTGCTCGTCACACTGGACGCCAAGGCACGACGGGTGGCCCAGCAATGA
- a CDS encoding NAD(P)/FAD-dependent oxidoreductase: protein MTTQQTFVIVGAGLAGAKAAEALRTNGFGGKVILIGDEDERPYDRPPLSKGYLQGTTEREKIYIHPAQWHLERDIDLRLGIRVNDIDCAAHEVKTAGETLGYDKLLVATGSAPRRLTVPGADLAGVHYLRRVADSEALKAAFASAQRVAVIGAGWIGLETAAAARAAGCQVTLIERGKLPLLAVLGAEVAETYAALHRAHGVEGRMNAGVAEIIGDSDKATGVRLVDGDVVAADAVVVGVGITPNTELAAAAGLPVDNGIVVDEHLATIDPDVFAAGDVANSYYPLLGTHLRLEHWSAALNQGPVAAANMMGTLTSYDHVPYFFSDQYDCGMEYSGYVGPDGYDEVVFRGDVAGGEFIAFWVRDGRVLAGMNVNTWGVTDAIEALVRSGARVDPAKLADPEELLMYVAANAAR, encoded by the coding sequence ATGACCACACAACAGACATTTGTCATCGTGGGCGCCGGGCTGGCCGGCGCCAAGGCAGCCGAAGCGCTGCGCACCAATGGGTTCGGCGGCAAGGTCATCCTCATTGGGGATGAGGATGAGCGCCCCTACGACCGGCCCCCGCTGTCGAAGGGCTATCTGCAGGGCACCACCGAGCGGGAAAAGATCTACATCCATCCGGCGCAGTGGCACCTCGAACGCGACATCGACCTGCGACTGGGCATCCGGGTCAACGACATCGACTGCGCTGCACACGAAGTGAAGACAGCCGGAGAGACGCTGGGCTACGACAAGCTGCTCGTGGCGACCGGTTCTGCGCCCCGTCGCCTGACGGTGCCCGGGGCGGACCTGGCTGGTGTGCATTATCTGCGCAGGGTCGCCGACAGCGAAGCACTGAAGGCGGCCTTCGCCTCGGCGCAGCGGGTGGCCGTCATCGGGGCGGGTTGGATCGGCTTGGAGACCGCGGCCGCGGCCCGGGCCGCGGGGTGTCAGGTGACCCTCATTGAGAGGGGGAAGCTGCCGTTGCTGGCGGTGCTCGGTGCGGAGGTGGCCGAAACCTACGCGGCGCTGCACCGCGCGCACGGTGTCGAGGGGCGGATGAACGCCGGCGTGGCCGAAATCATCGGTGACAGTGACAAGGCGACCGGCGTGCGCCTGGTCGACGGCGACGTCGTGGCGGCCGACGCGGTCGTGGTCGGCGTGGGCATCACGCCCAACACCGAGCTGGCAGCCGCGGCGGGCCTGCCGGTCGACAACGGCATCGTCGTCGATGAGCACCTGGCCACCATCGACCCCGACGTGTTCGCGGCCGGGGATGTAGCCAACTCGTACTATCCGCTGCTGGGGACCCACCTGCGCCTCGAGCACTGGTCGGCTGCCCTCAACCAGGGACCGGTCGCCGCGGCAAACATGATGGGCACCCTCACCTCCTACGACCACGTGCCCTACTTCTTCTCCGACCAATACGACTGTGGGATGGAGTATTCCGGCTACGTCGGACCGGACGGTTACGACGAGGTCGTCTTCCGCGGCGACGTCGCCGGCGGTGAGTTCATCGCCTTCTGGGTTCGCGATGGGCGGGTGCTGGCCGGAATGAACGTCAACACCTGGGGTGTTACCGATGCCATCGAGGCGCTGGTGCGCTCCGGTGCGCGCGTCGACCCAGCCAAGCTCGCCGACCCCGAAGAGCTGTTGATGTACGTCGCCGCCAACGCGGCCCGTTGA
- the fdxA gene encoding ferredoxin, translating to MTYVIGQPCVDIKDRACVDECPVDCIYEGARMLYIHPDECVDCGACEPVCPVEAIYYEDDLPEPLRPYIDENVKFFTDTLPGQTDPLGSPGGAAKLGVVDADTPMVAALPPQGD from the coding sequence ATGACCTATGTAATCGGACAACCGTGCGTGGATATCAAGGACCGCGCCTGCGTGGACGAGTGCCCAGTGGACTGCATCTACGAGGGTGCACGCATGCTCTACATCCACCCCGACGAGTGCGTCGACTGCGGCGCGTGTGAGCCGGTGTGTCCGGTGGAGGCGATCTACTACGAAGACGACCTTCCAGAACCGTTGCGGCCCTACATTGATGAGAACGTCAAGTTCTTCACCGACACCCTGCCCGGGCAGACCGATCCACTCGGATCGCCGGGGGGAGCCGCGAAACTCGGTGTCGTCGACGCCGATACCCCCATGGTCGCGGCGCTGCCACCGCAGGGCGACTGA
- the ctaD gene encoding aa3-type cytochrome oxidase subunit I: MSAVVELTPTRPFPQRRGLRGTFVYRVVTTTDPKLLGMMYIVTSVAFFMAGGLMALFMRTELAAPGLQFLSNEQYNQLFTMHGTIMLLLYATPIVFGFANCILPLQIGAPDVAFPRLNALSYWLFLFGALVTVSGFLTPGGAADFGWTAYTPLSDALHSPGAGADLWIMGLAIAGLGTILGAVNMITTVVCMRAPGMTMFRMPIFTWNILVTMIMVLGAFPLLTAALFGLAVDRHLGAHIYDPANGGVILWQHLFWFFGHPEVYIVAIPFFGIITEVVPVFSRKPVFGYTAMVYATVSIAALSTAVWAHHMFATGAVLLPFFSFMSYLIAIPTGMKFFNWIGTMWHGQLTFETPMLFSVGFMVTFLLGGLSGVMLASPPIDFHVTDTYFLVAHFHYVLFGTIVFATYAGIYFWFPKMTGRLLDERLGKLHFWLTFIGFHTTFLVQHWLGNEGMPRRYADYLPTDGFTTLNVVSTIGAFTLGASMLPFVWNIFKSYRYGEVVVVDDPWGYGSSLEWATTCPPPRHNFTELPRIRSERPAFELHYPHMSKRMRAEAHVGRRHLHTESADDAPVTSRNQPADQ, encoded by the coding sequence ATGAGTGCCGTCGTTGAACTGACTCCCACTCGGCCGTTCCCGCAGCGTCGTGGACTCAGGGGCACGTTCGTCTACCGGGTGGTGACGACCACTGATCCCAAGCTGCTCGGCATGATGTACATCGTCACCTCGGTCGCCTTTTTCATGGCGGGCGGATTGATGGCGCTGTTCATGCGTACCGAGCTGGCCGCGCCGGGTTTGCAGTTCCTGTCCAACGAGCAGTACAACCAGCTGTTCACCATGCATGGCACGATCATGCTGCTGCTGTATGCGACCCCGATCGTGTTCGGCTTCGCCAATTGCATTCTGCCGCTGCAGATCGGCGCGCCGGATGTGGCGTTCCCGCGCCTGAACGCGCTCAGCTACTGGCTGTTCCTATTCGGCGCCCTTGTTACGGTGTCCGGTTTCCTCACCCCTGGGGGCGCCGCGGATTTCGGCTGGACGGCATACACACCGCTGAGCGATGCTCTGCATTCGCCCGGCGCAGGGGCGGACCTGTGGATCATGGGCTTGGCGATCGCCGGCCTGGGCACGATACTGGGGGCGGTCAACATGATCACCACAGTGGTGTGCATGCGGGCACCTGGGATGACGATGTTCCGGATGCCGATCTTCACCTGGAACATTCTCGTCACAATGATCATGGTCCTTGGCGCGTTCCCGCTGCTGACCGCCGCGCTGTTCGGGCTGGCCGTCGACCGCCACCTTGGTGCGCATATCTATGACCCGGCCAACGGTGGAGTAATTTTGTGGCAGCACCTGTTCTGGTTCTTCGGCCATCCCGAGGTGTACATCGTCGCGATCCCATTTTTTGGCATCATCACCGAAGTCGTTCCGGTGTTCAGCCGAAAACCGGTCTTCGGATACACCGCTATGGTCTATGCAACCGTGAGCATCGCAGCTCTGTCCACCGCGGTGTGGGCGCACCACATGTTCGCCACCGGCGCGGTACTGTTGCCCTTCTTTTCCTTCATGTCGTATCTGATTGCCATTCCGACCGGAATGAAGTTCTTCAATTGGATCGGCACGATGTGGCACGGCCAGTTGACATTTGAGACTCCGATGCTGTTCTCGGTGGGTTTCATGGTCACCTTCCTGCTCGGTGGGCTGTCGGGCGTTATGTTGGCCAGCCCACCGATCGACTTTCACGTCACCGATACTTACTTTCTGGTCGCCCACTTCCATTACGTATTGTTCGGCACGATCGTGTTCGCCACTTATGCCGGCATCTACTTCTGGTTCCCGAAAATGACGGGCCGGTTGCTCGACGAGCGGCTGGGCAAGCTGCACTTCTGGCTCACGTTTATCGGCTTCCACACCACCTTTTTGGTGCAGCACTGGCTGGGCAACGAAGGTATGCCGCGCCGCTACGCGGACTACCTGCCCACCGACGGATTCACCACCTTGAACGTTGTGTCGACGATAGGGGCGTTCACCCTGGGCGCATCGATGCTGCCGTTCGTATGGAACATCTTCAAGAGCTACCGCTACGGTGAGGTCGTCGTCGTCGATGACCCATGGGGATACGGCAGCTCGCTGGAATGGGCCACGACCTGCCCTCCTCCGCGGCACAACTTCACCGAGCTGCCCCGGATCCGTTCGGAGCGGCCGGCTTTCGAACTGCACTACCCCCATATGTCGAAGCGGATGCGCGCCGAAGCCCACGTCGGGCGCCGACACCTTCACACGGAAAGCGCGGACGACGCTCCCGTGACAAGCCGCAACCAGCCTGCCGATCAATGA
- a CDS encoding DUF2249 domain-containing protein, protein MTLFDDPHAIDDTDEFDVRQIPKSQRHPMIFARFDALAAGESFVLVNSHDPIHLREEFARDRPGAYEWRYLEGSQSDRLWRIRIVRITEGDLLGLL, encoded by the coding sequence ATGACTCTCTTCGACGATCCACACGCCATCGATGACACCGACGAGTTCGACGTGCGCCAGATACCCAAATCCCAACGACACCCGATGATCTTCGCCCGCTTCGACGCGCTGGCTGCCGGCGAGTCGTTTGTGCTCGTCAACAGCCACGATCCGATACACCTGCGCGAGGAGTTCGCTCGCGATCGACCCGGCGCCTATGAGTGGCGTTATCTAGAGGGGAGCCAGTCCGACAGACTGTGGCGGATCCGGATTGTCCGAATCACCGAGGGCGACCTCCTCGGCTTACTGTGA
- a CDS encoding helix-turn-helix transcriptional regulator, producing MPTDATTQTSGMGPPGRRDVILQLLRASSEPRSIASVADELGVHPNTVRFHIDALARAGRVEQALGNSPGRGRPPILFRASRRMDPTGPTNYRLLASILTEYVAGRPDAAGIAAQLGRSTSAALMPSSAQGRAPSKTRAITELVELLAELGFEPEPADGPRTREIRLRHCPFQKLAEQHSEVICSVHLGLMQGALSAMRAPVTVDRLDPFVEPDLCVARLGRAPSLDRASS from the coding sequence ATGCCCACCGACGCGACCACGCAAACGTCCGGAATGGGCCCCCCGGGACGCCGCGACGTCATCTTGCAGTTGCTTCGAGCTTCGTCTGAGCCGCGCAGCATCGCCAGCGTCGCCGATGAACTCGGCGTGCACCCGAACACAGTTCGATTTCACATTGACGCGTTGGCCCGTGCGGGCCGCGTCGAACAAGCCCTCGGTAACTCCCCCGGTCGCGGCCGGCCCCCTATCCTGTTTCGCGCCAGCCGCCGAATGGACCCCACAGGACCCACCAACTATCGGCTACTGGCCAGCATCCTGACCGAATATGTGGCCGGCCGCCCCGATGCCGCCGGCATCGCCGCCCAGCTGGGCCGGTCAACGAGCGCGGCGCTGATGCCATCCAGCGCGCAGGGCCGCGCGCCGTCGAAAACCCGCGCGATCACCGAACTAGTAGAACTGCTGGCGGAGTTGGGCTTCGAGCCCGAACCCGCCGACGGTCCGCGTACGCGCGAGATTCGGTTGCGGCACTGTCCCTTCCAGAAGCTGGCTGAACAACACAGCGAGGTGATCTGCTCTGTGCACCTGGGCCTCATGCAGGGCGCGCTGAGCGCGATGCGGGCACCGGTCACCGTGGATCGTCTCGACCCGTTCGTCGAGCCCGACTTGTGCGTCGCGCGCCTCGGCCGCGCACCGTCCCTTGATCGGGCATCGTCGTGA